The sequence below is a genomic window from Lolium perenne isolate Kyuss_39 chromosome 4, Kyuss_2.0, whole genome shotgun sequence.
CTGACCTGCATCTCGTTCGGGTTCAGCATCGGGTTCATTGCCCCTGTGGCCATTATCTGAAACGGAGCCTtagttgcaaaaaaaaaaaaagcgcaCATGGTACACGGGTATATGTGTATAACTATGTATGTATCTGCAGAACAAACTCTGAATCCCCCTTAGCACTCCTGAATCGCCTGCGGTCACCCAGGAGGCAGGCTTGTCCTGGGGTCTCCAGATCCCATTCACTTGACTTTGACAATGGTTTAGAGATGTGATCATGCTATACTGCATCGGCCATGTCCGCGGGATTGTCGAGCCAGGGCATGCAGAAGCTAAAGCGGCCATCATCCTTACCCGAGCTGAGAACTTAGCAGATATTATGGTAGGCATCCGATTGTTTGTCTGTCGTCCACAGGCTGCGGCGGACTCAAATGGACATGTCTTCCCTTAGTTCCATGGGCATGGTGATCGTTGATATCACGGTAGTCTTCTTTTTCAGTTGTTACTACCATATTACTCGTGTGCCGAGGGATTCGCCCCGTGTGGTGTTGCTCCTGAGAGTATCCTCAAACACTTTTCAATGATGCTATGAATTAATAAAGTGTTTGACGTCGTCACAAACGGAAAAGGCATTTGAAGAGTCTGAGCAGCCAAACTGGTCTTTAGCCGTGGAATGTTTCAATGAGTTCAAACTCCAAAGTCTGCCGACTATATTTTCGGAtgtcaacttttttttttttttgaagcaagaggcaaaagctttgccttttaTATTGATATAGAAGGAGCAAACATGACATGGCCTAGGCCGAAAcagaaacaaaaagaaaaaggcaccGCCAAAACCCTAAGAGGATACTACCGCTAGATGTTTTGCGCCAGCCGCGATCCAGTTTGCGGCCTCGTCCTTTATTTTCTGCATTAGCGCCATTGGCGTGGAAGCCTTGTTGTTGAAAACCCTAGCGTTTCGCTCCTTCCAGATCTCCCACCCGACCAGGATGACTGCGGTCTGGAGTCCTTTGCGAGAAGTCGACGGAGAAGCGGCGATTGCATGCCAGTACTGGAGGACAGTGTCCCTACCACTGCCCAGGTCGTTTAGCAGCGAGGGGCAATGTAGCCAGGAAGCGGTCTGCTGCCAGATTCTTTTGGAGTAGCGGCATTCGAAGAGGATGTGCCTGGCGGTCTCCGGTTGGCATCTGCAAAGCTGACAGTTTGGCTGATGCGGCCAACCTCGGATGGCGAGGCGGTCCGAGGTCCACAGCCGGTTTTGAACCGCAAGCCAAGCGAAGAAGCGACATTTTGGCGGCACCCACGCCTTCCAGACAATCTGCTTGAAGGAGCAGGACGTGGCCCCCTGGAACTGAGCTTTGTAAGCCGACCCAGCAGAATATATACCATCTGCAGTGAGGGTCCAGGAGATCGCGTCCGGTGTCCCAGGAAGGAGGGCAACATTCTGCAGCATGCACCAAAGGGTGATGAACTGTGTCATGTGCTCGACGGTGAAGGAGGTTACAGCTACATCCGAAATCCATCTGTTTCGGATGTCAACTTTGCTACGTATTACCTACCGACGCGTATTTTCTGCCTGATGGAGCAAGCAGAACCTTTGTTTCGAAGTTGATCAGCTGATTACATCAGAAAACTTAATACTAATTCTATCCGACTTGGTACCattagttgtttactcattgcggaCCAGATCAGACCAAGTTGCTTCTTCCTTGACACAAAACGCCTGGTGCTTTCTATGGACGTTGATCTAGTCCTTCGTTCTCACTGCGTCTTTCACCTAACAACACGCTTGCTACTAGAGCTGCTACTATATATACATACAAACCGTGCATGCAAACAACAGAACACAAGAACATAACAGTCTTCACGAAATCAGACATGGGTTTGAGAACAGGATTATGCTGTGCTCTGCTACTGGTGACGCTGCTGCCTCTTTCAGCTAATGCGTCGAGCAAAGTAAGATGCTCCCTCTTTGTTCAGAAGACTTAACTTTGTATTGTTTCTGCATTAAGTGGGCTTGTTCTGATACCGTTTCTTGGCGACTTATTGCACCATAATCTCAGCTCTACATAGTGTATATGGGGGATAAGAAACATGACGATCCATCTGTGGTCACCGCGTCACACCATGACGTACTGACCTCTGTTCTTGGGAGGTACCAGCCTGTACTAGTTCATGTTAATTACGAATTGTTACCACGCAACATAAGCAACTGCTAACATATTGCTTTTGTCTGCAACAGCAAGGATGAAGCCGTGAAGTCGATAGTTTACAGTTACAAGCACGGGTTTTCTGGGTTCGCTGCAATGCTGACTGAATCTCAAGCCGAGACACTAGCAAGTAAGTAGCAGTTGTCATTTGTCAATCCTGAGATGGGACTTCCTTGCTTGGATGATCGACGTAAACTAATTCAGCACATTCCGAATGTAGAATTCCCTGAAGTCGTCACCGTGAAGCCAAACACTTTTCATGAAGAGCACACAACTCGGAGCTGGGATTTCCTTGGCGTTGACAACTACCAATCACCTCAGCAATCGGGACTCCTCCAAAAATCAAAGTACGGTGAAGATGTAATCGTCGGTGTCATCGATTCAGGTTTGCATTCCTATCTCAAGCTAAAATCCATATAACATGAGAAAACCCAACGATTGTGCAGCAACTGAACCCATGTGTATGCATGATTCTGTTAAAACAGGCATATGGCCTGAATCACGAAGCTTTGACGATAATGGGTATGGTCCTGTGCCGGCACGGTGGAAAGGGAAGTGCCAGACCGGCCAGGCGTTCAACGCCACGAGTTGCAACAGAAAGATCATCGGCGCGCGGTGGTACGGCCGTGGCATCGATGCTGAGGTGCTCAAGAAGAACTATAACTCGCCGAGGGACCTCAGCGGCCACGGCACGCATGTCGCCTCGACTATCGCCGGCGTGGAGGTGGGAGGCGTGAGCTACGGGGGCCTAGGCACCGGCGTGGCACGTGGTGGGGCGCCGCGTGCGCGACTGGGTATCTACAAGGTGTGTTGGGTGGGCGGGAGTTGCCCTGACGCAGCGATCCTCGCGGCCATCGACGATGCTATACACGACGGCGTGGACATCTTGTCGCTCTCGGTGGGAGCGGCCAGTCATGAGATACCCGGGACGTTACATGCTGTGCAGAGAGGGATCTCGGTCGTGTTCGCCGGTGGTAACGATGGCCCTGTGCCGCAGACGGTGACGAATGCTGTGCCGTGGGTCACCACGGTGGCTGCTAGCACGATTGACCGGGCTTTCCCCACTCTGATATCACTCGGGAACAAAGAAAAGTTGGTGGTAAGTACAACAAACAATATTTTTTCTATTATTATTACTTAATGTCTGCGACTGATAGTCCCAGGGACGATCAAGTGGCATGGCTATGATGCACTCTAGCGTGTACAACTAATTCATCATATAGTTTTGACAACTTAACTAAGGTCGTTGAAACTAGCAACAAATATATTTATCTTAAAGAAGGACAAATATCTTTAGCTCGCCCTTGAAGCTTCCCTTAATCTTTTATTGGCTCCTTAACGTGTGCTTGCTTTTCAAACACAGGGGCAATCTCTTCAGTATAATGCATCTGCGATCAGCAGCGACTTTAAGGACCTTGTTTATGCGGGGAGGTAATGAGACAAGGCAGTCACTTGGCCACGCTCATTTTGTAGTTAATCACCACTTCGACATCCTGAACTAGTATATTCAATTTGAAAATTTTGTGCAGCTGCGACGCGGAGTCAGTGGCATCGAGCAACGTCACCGGCAAAATCGTCCTGTGCTATGCACCAGCGAATGCGAAATCCACGCCGCCCCGGGTAGCACTTCCGAATGCCATCAATCTTACCGTCACTGCCGGTGCAAAGGGCCTCATCTTTGCACAGTACACTTCCAACCTCCTCGATATCCTGGCTAGATGCGAAGGCATTATGCCATGCGTTCTGGTGGATTTTGAGATCGCACAAAGACTTTGGTCGTATTGGGACATCACAGGGTGAGAGCTTAGCTATCACGTGTTCTTATGCAGGATGAACGTTTTCTCTTCTTTCTCCAAGTATTCATGTATATCCTGTGTCATAGGAATCCGGTGGTGAAAGTCTCGCCCACCATAACCGTTGTTGGAAACGGGGTGCTGTCGCCGAGGGTTGCCTCATTCTCGTCGAGAGGGCCAAGCCCCCTGTTCCCGGGCATACTCAAGGTATATATCAACATCATAACATGCTTACTTGGGATTATATACATAATATTCAAAATGTGATATCTGCAAACAGTTTGCTTGCGAAATCGTTATCTAGCCTCTAAGACTTAATCGTATATCTGTATGTTTGCACAGCCTGATGTGACTGCACCTGGAGTCAGCATCTTGGCAGCCGAGCGTGGCTCCTATGTGTTCAAATCCGGCACATCCATGGCGTGCCCACATGTCTCAGCGATCACCGCGCTGCTCAAGTCGGTTCATCCTGATTGGTCGCCTGCCATGATCAAGTCCGCCATTGTCACCACAGGTTAGCACTAAGAGCATACCAAAAGTTTTACCAAATGACTCACCGTAATTTATGACTAACTCACATCATTTCTTGGGATACCTTTGCAGCCTCAGTGACCGATCGTTTTGGTATGCCGATCCAAGCAGATAGTGTTCCGAGGAAACTAGCTGACCCCTTCGACTTTGGGGGTGGCCACATGAACCCGGACAAGGCTGTCGACCCTGGCTTGGTTTACGACGTGGATGTGAAGGAGTACAACAAATTCTTCAATTGTACCATTGGGTTGTTAGATGGTTGCGAGTCCCACCAACTCAACCTTAACATGCCATCAATCGCCGTGCCGGACCTCAAGAACCAGGTCACCGTGTGGCGCACTGTCACAAATGTCGGTCCAGTGGAAGCAACTTACCGAGCAGTTGTTGAAGCTCCGGCGGGGGTAGACGTGTCCGTGGAGCCATCCGTGATCAGTTTCAGCGCAGGTGGTAGTAGAAGCGTGACATTTAGCCTAACGTTTACGGCTAAGCAAAGAGTGCAAGGTGGGTACACATTTGGGAGTCTGACGTGGGCTGACCAAAGCGGGTACTCGGTGAGAGTTCCTATTGCTGTACGAACTGTGGTACAAGACTTCGTCGCAGATACATCTTAAATTCATCGGTTCTCTTCCCTCATTTGCATATTTGTCTAAGATAAGACTTGGCAAACAACTGAAATTGTATTTATTTGTTAGTATTGTTATTAGGAAATGTTCTAGATAATACAGTTCACGAGTATATATTTTTCTCAAGAGAGTGTTTTTTTACATGTATATCCTATCGTTTTGTCTTCTCGATCGCCCCCCTATGTTCAACTCCTAGTTCCGCTGCTGCCTCTATTTCCACAAGCTTCTCCACAATCTCCTTGGAAATACGACGGAGCTCCACATGCTCCTT
It includes:
- the LOC139838938 gene encoding uncharacterized protein, which codes for MTQFITLWCMLQNVALLPGTPDAISWTLTADGIYSAGSAYKAQFQGATSCSFKQIVWKAWVPPKCRFFAWLAVQNRLWTSDRLAIRGWPHQPNCQLCRCQPETARHILFECRYSKRIWQQTASWLHCPSLLNDLGSGRDTVLQYWHAIAASPSTSRKGLQTAVILVGWEIWKERNARVFNNKASTPMALMQKIKDEAANWIAAGAKHLAVVSS
- the LOC127292490 gene encoding subtilisin-like protease SBT3.9; protein product: MGLRTGLCCALLLVTLLPLSANASSKLYIVYMGDKKHDDPSVVTASHHDVLTSVLGSKDEAVKSIVYSYKHGFSGFAAMLTESQAETLAKFPEVVTVKPNTFHEEHTTRSWDFLGVDNYQSPQQSGLLQKSKYGEDVIVGVIDSGIWPESRSFDDNGYGPVPARWKGKCQTGQAFNATSCNRKIIGARWYGRGIDAEVLKKNYNSPRDLSGHGTHVASTIAGVEVGGVSYGGLGTGVARGGAPRARLGIYKVCWVGGSCPDAAILAAIDDAIHDGVDILSLSVGAASHEIPGTLHAVQRGISVVFAGGNDGPVPQTVTNAVPWVTTVAASTIDRAFPTLISLGNKEKLVGQSLQYNASAISSDFKDLVYAGSCDAESVASSNVTGKIVLCYAPANAKSTPPRVALPNAINLTVTAGAKGLIFAQYTSNLLDILARCEGIMPCVLVDFEIAQRLWSYWDITGNPVVKVSPTITVVGNGVLSPRVASFSSRGPSPLFPGILKPDVTAPGVSILAAERGSYVFKSGTSMACPHVSAITALLKSVHPDWSPAMIKSAIVTTASVTDRFGMPIQADSVPRKLADPFDFGGGHMNPDKAVDPGLVYDVDVKEYNKFFNCTIGLLDGCESHQLNLNMPSIAVPDLKNQVTVWRTVTNVGPVEATYRAVVEAPAGVDVSVEPSVISFSAGGSRSVTFSLTFTAKQRVQGGYTFGSLTWADQSGYSVRVPIAVRTVVQDFVADTS